From the Oleiharenicola lentus genome, one window contains:
- the gndA gene encoding NADP-dependent phosphogluconate dehydrogenase, with translation MAKTHSDIGLIGLAVMGQNLALNIADHGFQISVYNRTVEKTDKFVAENPNTPGGLVGTKTLEEFAASLSKPRKAIILVQAGKATDAVIDGLVSVFEPGDIIIDGGNALWTDTIRREKALKEKGLRFIGSGVSGGEEGARFGPALMPGGDPAAYKELAPIWNAVAAKVDAKTGKPLTGAAPGKPIVGGVPCATYIGENGAGHYVKMVHNGIEYGDMQMICEAYALMKGLLGLKPAEMGAIFSEWNEGMLGSFLIEITADILKQKDPVTKKPFVDIVLDTAGQKGTGKWTSVNALDMGVPAPTIAESVFARCISAVKEERVAASKILKGPKKKYRGSKKALIQAIHDALYCSKICSYAQGFQLMRTAQQEYNWKLNFGEIAQIWRGGCIIRATFLQKITEAYARNPKLANLLLDSYFNKTVKKAQENWRKVVALAAECGVPAPTFASALAYYDSYRSARLPANLLQGQRDYFGAHTYERTDKPRGKFYHIDWPEPTRPQIEA, from the coding sequence ATGGCTAAAACCCACTCTGACATCGGACTCATCGGTCTCGCCGTGATGGGTCAGAATCTCGCTCTCAACATAGCCGACCACGGCTTTCAGATCTCGGTCTACAACCGCACCGTCGAGAAGACGGACAAGTTCGTCGCGGAAAACCCGAACACGCCCGGCGGTCTCGTCGGCACGAAAACCCTCGAGGAATTCGCCGCCTCCCTCTCCAAGCCCCGCAAGGCGATCATTCTCGTGCAGGCCGGCAAGGCCACCGACGCCGTGATCGACGGCCTCGTGTCCGTGTTCGAGCCGGGCGACATCATCATCGACGGTGGCAACGCCCTCTGGACCGATACCATCCGCCGCGAAAAGGCGCTGAAGGAAAAAGGTCTCCGCTTCATCGGTTCCGGCGTGTCCGGCGGTGAAGAAGGCGCGCGCTTCGGCCCGGCCCTCATGCCCGGCGGCGACCCGGCCGCCTACAAGGAACTCGCCCCGATTTGGAACGCCGTTGCCGCGAAGGTGGACGCCAAGACCGGCAAGCCGCTCACCGGCGCCGCCCCCGGCAAACCCATCGTCGGTGGCGTCCCGTGCGCGACCTACATCGGCGAGAACGGCGCGGGCCACTACGTCAAGATGGTCCACAACGGCATCGAGTACGGCGACATGCAGATGATCTGCGAGGCCTACGCACTGATGAAGGGCCTGCTCGGCCTCAAGCCCGCCGAGATGGGCGCCATCTTCTCCGAGTGGAACGAGGGCATGCTCGGCTCCTTCCTCATCGAGATCACCGCCGACATCCTCAAACAGAAGGACCCGGTCACGAAGAAGCCCTTCGTGGACATCGTCCTCGACACCGCCGGCCAGAAGGGCACGGGCAAGTGGACGTCGGTCAACGCGCTCGACATGGGTGTGCCCGCCCCGACGATCGCCGAATCCGTGTTCGCCCGCTGCATCTCCGCGGTGAAGGAGGAGCGAGTCGCCGCCTCGAAGATCCTCAAGGGCCCGAAGAAGAAATATCGCGGCTCCAAGAAGGCCCTCATCCAGGCCATCCACGACGCCCTCTACTGCTCGAAGATCTGCTCGTATGCGCAGGGCTTCCAGCTCATGCGCACCGCGCAGCAGGAATACAACTGGAAGCTCAACTTCGGCGAGATCGCCCAGATCTGGCGCGGCGGTTGCATCATCCGGGCGACCTTCCTCCAGAAGATCACCGAGGCCTACGCCCGCAACCCGAAGCTCGCGAACCTGCTCCTCGACTCCTACTTCAACAAGACCGTGAAGAAGGCGCAGGAGAACTGGCGCAAGGTCGTCGCCCTCGCCGCCGAGTGCGGCGTCCCGGCCCCGACCTTCGCGTCGGCGCTCGCCTACTACGACAGCTACCGCTCGGCCCGCCTGCCGGCCAACCTGCTCCAGGGTCAGCGCGACTATTTCGGCGCGCACACCTACGAGCGCACCGACAAGCCCCGCGGCAAGTTCTACCACATCGACTGGCCGGAACCCACCCGCCCGCAAATCGAAGCCTGA
- the dnaN gene encoding DNA polymerase III subunit beta: MKFKINRDHFSNGLAQVLNVVGSKAAMPILSNVLIEAEKDHISLTTTNLDLGIRCRIKAEVKEGGSITLPVKRLATIVRELPNVDVSFDATANHQAKIASGGSNFRIMGIGAEEFPKLPDSSDDKKHTLNQGELATMLGNVAYAQSTDETRYILNGVYFNFKDGKLALVATDGRRLALVSKEMEVTANGSGAIILPAKTVAELLRLLGKGEKLTIAFNDRRAAFQIETGKEAGGLTDSIYLFSKVVEGNYPNYQQVIPKETHQRIKLERELFLQCVHRAALVTSEKSNSVKIKLTSNLLEITASSPDFGEAHESMAISYSGPDLQVAFNPQFVMDPLRALTKDEVFFELKDEVSPGVFKTLESFVCVIMPVRLS; encoded by the coding sequence ATGAAATTCAAGATCAACCGCGATCACTTCAGCAACGGCCTGGCCCAGGTCCTCAACGTGGTGGGCTCCAAGGCCGCCATGCCCATCCTGAGCAACGTGCTCATCGAGGCGGAGAAGGACCACATTTCCCTCACGACCACCAATCTCGACCTCGGCATCCGCTGCCGCATCAAGGCCGAGGTCAAGGAAGGCGGCTCCATCACGCTGCCGGTCAAGCGCCTCGCCACCATCGTGCGTGAGCTGCCCAACGTGGACGTGTCCTTCGACGCGACCGCCAACCACCAGGCCAAGATCGCCTCGGGCGGATCCAACTTCCGCATCATGGGCATCGGCGCCGAGGAATTCCCCAAGCTGCCGGATTCCAGCGACGACAAAAAGCACACCCTCAACCAGGGCGAGCTGGCCACCATGCTCGGCAACGTCGCCTACGCCCAGTCCACCGACGAAACGCGGTACATCCTCAACGGCGTCTATTTCAACTTCAAGGATGGCAAACTCGCGCTGGTGGCGACGGACGGACGCCGTCTTGCCCTCGTGAGCAAGGAAATGGAAGTGACCGCCAACGGTTCCGGCGCCATCATCCTGCCCGCCAAGACCGTGGCTGAGCTGCTGCGCCTGCTCGGAAAGGGTGAGAAGCTCACCATCGCGTTCAACGATCGCCGGGCGGCGTTCCAGATCGAGACTGGCAAGGAAGCCGGCGGACTGACCGACAGCATCTACCTCTTCTCGAAAGTGGTGGAGGGCAACTACCCGAATTACCAGCAGGTCATCCCCAAGGAGACCCACCAGCGCATCAAGCTGGAGCGCGAGCTGTTCCTCCAGTGTGTGCACCGTGCCGCCCTCGTGACCTCCGAGAAGTCCAACTCGGTCAAGATCAAGCTCACCTCGAACCTGCTTGAGATCACGGCTTCGTCGCCCGATTTCGGCGAGGCACACGAGTCGATGGCGATCTCCTACAGCGGCCCCGACCTCCAGGTGGCCTTCAACCCGCAGTTCGTCATGGATCCGCTCCGCGCGCTGACCAAGGACGAAGTGTTTTTCGAGCTGAAGGACGAGGTCAGCCCCGGTGTCTTCAAGACGCTGGAAAGCTTCGTCTGCGTGATCATGCCCGTGCGGCTGAGCTGA
- the pssA gene encoding CDP-diacylglycerol--serine O-phosphatidyltransferase, with translation MSDLQQRENPYNVTQASRIYFLPNLMTAGNLFCGFVAVIKCIQARLMTDGGEYALLHPGLSALELYTQAVWFILLAVVFDSLDGRLARWGGRTSLFGAEFDSLADVVSFGMAPALMTFFLILAPRGDYQWFRELGWFIAFIYLLCGAVRLARFNVITNPLLHRNDAESHKDFVGLPIPAAAGTVASLVLLLVNLAKNERELRQLTVALPLLLILVAFLMVSTIRYPSFKQVNWETKTRFRTFVLVVIIAGLVVKLREVALVFLFLGYIAYGLFAHYQRAARHAQMRALRRKVVKMKQGESE, from the coding sequence ATGTCCGACCTGCAGCAACGCGAGAATCCCTACAACGTCACGCAGGCGAGCCGGATTTATTTTCTGCCCAACCTGATGACGGCGGGGAACCTGTTTTGCGGGTTCGTCGCGGTCATCAAGTGCATCCAGGCCCGGTTGATGACGGATGGCGGCGAATACGCCCTGCTGCACCCGGGTTTGTCGGCGCTCGAGCTCTACACGCAGGCGGTGTGGTTTATCCTGCTGGCGGTGGTCTTTGACTCGCTGGACGGCCGTCTGGCCCGGTGGGGCGGGCGCACCTCGCTCTTCGGGGCGGAGTTTGATTCCCTGGCGGATGTGGTGTCGTTCGGCATGGCGCCAGCATTGATGACCTTCTTCCTGATTCTGGCGCCGCGCGGTGACTACCAGTGGTTCCGCGAGCTGGGCTGGTTCATCGCCTTCATCTACCTGCTTTGTGGCGCGGTGCGGCTCGCGCGTTTCAACGTCATCACCAATCCCCTCCTTCACCGCAACGATGCGGAATCGCACAAGGATTTCGTGGGCCTGCCCATCCCCGCGGCCGCCGGCACGGTCGCCTCGCTCGTGCTCCTGCTGGTCAATCTGGCCAAGAACGAGCGCGAACTCCGCCAGCTCACCGTGGCGCTGCCGCTGCTGCTGATCCTCGTGGCGTTCCTGATGGTCAGCACCATTCGCTACCCGAGCTTCAAGCAGGTGAACTGGGAGACCAAGACGCGCTTCCGCACCTTTGTGCTCGTGGTCATAATCGCGGGCCTGGTCGTCAAGCTGCGGGAGGTTGCACTGGTGTTCCTGTTCCTGGGTTATATCGCCTACGGACTCTTCGCCCACTACCAGCGCGCCGCCCGCCACGCCCAGATGCGGGCTCTTCGCCGGAAGGTTGTGAAAATGAAGCAGGGCGAATCCGAATAA
- a CDS encoding type II toxin-antitoxin system RelE family toxin — protein MYQVTFSDQSMRELNRLDKLAQLEAIEPISKVRPADLANPREPLGRFTRGEHTFYRLRAGEFRFYFTVSDDKLHTHYILHKDSLEDALFRMKLPVSEKQLFEQDSKFWKYLESLTK, from the coding sequence ATGTATCAGGTCACTTTCTCCGATCAAAGCATGCGCGAGCTGAACCGGCTCGACAAGCTGGCCCAGCTGGAGGCGATCGAGCCCATCAGCAAGGTCCGCCCCGCCGATCTGGCCAACCCGCGCGAGCCGCTCGGCCGGTTCACCCGCGGGGAACACACGTTCTACCGCCTGCGGGCCGGCGAGTTTCGGTTCTATTTCACGGTTTCCGACGACAAGCTTCACACGCACTACATCCTGCACAAGGACTCGCTGGAGGACGCCCTCTTCCGCATGAAGCTCCCGGTGAGCGAGAAGCAGCTTTTTGAACAGGATTCCAAGTTCTGGAAATACCTCGAAAGCCTGACCAAGTAA
- the ilvA gene encoding threonine ammonia-lyase, with translation MPQDSVVTPADIRAARRRIAGGVVETPCPESIPLSEITGTRLWCKLDNLQRTGSFKERGARNALLQLPPAQKKRGVIAASAGNHALGLAYHGRLLGIPVTVVMPDYAPLIKVSTCRRLGARVLIHGRDFAEARARANALVAAEQLAYIHGFDDPAIIAGQGTLGLEILEQVPDVDAIVCPVGGAGLIAGLSLAVKSARRRVQVVGVESTETGNFTAALRAGKPVLRPRRATLADGLATLTVGANAFALARRHVDKVVRVSEDAIALAILRMIELEKSVVEGAAAAPLAALMSGQLPELRGKNVVLVVCGGNIDPAILSRVIEQGLVHDGRLTRFTVRISDRPGGLAALAQVIAGCGASIKDIAHDRAFSGPDMHAVNAVCTVETRDRAHIRELHRALRKHGFTPAVAK, from the coding sequence ATGCCCCAGGATTCAGTCGTCACCCCCGCCGACATCCGCGCGGCCCGCCGCCGCATCGCCGGCGGAGTGGTTGAAACCCCCTGCCCGGAATCCATCCCGTTGTCCGAGATCACCGGCACCCGCCTCTGGTGCAAACTCGACAACCTCCAGCGCACCGGCTCGTTCAAGGAACGCGGTGCGCGCAACGCGCTGCTCCAGCTTCCGCCCGCGCAGAAGAAACGCGGCGTGATCGCCGCCTCCGCCGGCAACCACGCGCTCGGCCTTGCCTATCACGGCCGGCTGCTCGGCATTCCGGTCACCGTGGTCATGCCCGACTACGCGCCGCTGATCAAGGTCAGCACCTGCCGCCGCCTCGGCGCCCGCGTGCTCATCCACGGCCGCGATTTCGCCGAGGCCCGCGCCCGGGCCAACGCCCTCGTGGCGGCGGAACAACTCGCCTACATCCATGGCTTCGACGACCCCGCCATCATCGCCGGCCAGGGCACGCTCGGTCTCGAAATCCTCGAACAGGTGCCCGACGTGGATGCCATCGTATGCCCCGTCGGCGGCGCCGGCCTCATCGCCGGCCTTTCGCTGGCCGTGAAATCCGCGCGCCGTCGCGTGCAGGTCGTCGGCGTCGAGAGCACCGAGACGGGCAACTTCACCGCCGCGCTTCGTGCCGGCAAGCCCGTGCTGCGCCCGCGGCGCGCCACGCTGGCCGACGGTCTCGCCACGCTCACCGTCGGCGCCAACGCGTTCGCACTGGCGCGGCGGCACGTGGACAAGGTCGTGCGTGTGAGCGAGGACGCCATCGCGCTCGCGATCCTGCGCATGATCGAGCTTGAAAAATCCGTCGTCGAAGGCGCCGCGGCCGCGCCCCTCGCCGCGCTGATGTCCGGTCAGCTCCCGGAACTCCGGGGCAAGAATGTCGTGCTGGTCGTTTGCGGTGGCAACATCGACCCGGCCATCCTCAGCCGCGTGATCGAGCAGGGCCTCGTGCACGACGGTCGCCTCACACGTTTCACCGTGCGCATCAGCGATCGCCCCGGCGGCCTCGCCGCGCTGGCGCAGGTCATCGCCGGTTGCGGCGCGAGCATCAAGGACATCGCCCACGACCGCGCCTTCAGCGGGCCCGACATGCACGCCGTCAACGCCGTCTGCACCGTCGAAACCCGCGACCGCGCCCACATCCGCGAATTGCACCGCGCCTTGCGGAAACACGGATTTACACCCGCGGTCGCGAAATAA
- a CDS encoding AmpG family muropeptide MFS transporter encodes MEPSPQPSSWRAWTWVPSLYFCQAIPYVAVVALSVPMYKQLGVSNAEITFYTGWLYLPWVFKGLWSPLVDRYRTKRLWVWSLQFFLGAGLAAVALSVPGPDFFRWTLALFWLLAFASATHDIAADGFYLLALPPHQQAAFVGVRSTFYRLANLAGQGGLVYLAGALEESTGSVRTAWAWVFVPPAVLVAVAGLYHALTLPKPPGDQPTRVVASASGDWLATFRTFFARPGIGIILAFLLLYRLGESQLVALARLFLLDERGDGGLGLTTKDVGLLYGTYGVAALTIGGILGGLAIARWGLRRVLWPMLACMHVPNLAYVWLAAAQPASNGLIGAAVVVEQAGYGFGFTAYMVYMMLVADGPHKTAHYALCTGFMAAGMMLPSLPSGWLQEQMGYPWFFVWVCLACLPSVLVIPLLKVDPAFGKKA; translated from the coding sequence ATGGAGCCTTCCCCCCAACCGAGTTCGTGGCGCGCGTGGACGTGGGTGCCGTCGCTGTATTTCTGCCAGGCAATCCCCTACGTCGCCGTCGTGGCGCTGTCGGTGCCGATGTATAAGCAGCTCGGCGTCTCCAATGCCGAGATCACGTTCTACACGGGCTGGCTCTACCTGCCGTGGGTGTTCAAGGGCCTGTGGTCGCCGCTGGTGGACCGTTACCGCACCAAGCGGCTTTGGGTGTGGTCGCTGCAATTTTTCCTCGGCGCCGGACTGGCCGCGGTGGCGCTGAGCGTGCCGGGACCGGATTTCTTCCGCTGGACGCTCGCGCTGTTCTGGCTGCTGGCCTTCGCCTCGGCCACGCACGACATCGCGGCCGACGGTTTCTACCTGCTCGCGCTGCCGCCGCACCAGCAGGCGGCGTTCGTTGGCGTGCGCAGCACGTTCTACCGCCTGGCCAACCTCGCGGGTCAGGGCGGCCTCGTCTATCTCGCCGGCGCGCTGGAGGAATCCACCGGCAGCGTGCGCACGGCGTGGGCGTGGGTCTTTGTGCCGCCGGCGGTCCTGGTCGCCGTCGCGGGGCTTTATCACGCGCTGACGCTGCCCAAGCCCCCGGGAGACCAGCCGACCCGGGTCGTGGCGTCCGCGAGCGGGGACTGGCTCGCGACGTTCCGGACTTTTTTCGCGCGGCCCGGCATCGGCATCATCCTCGCGTTCCTGCTGCTCTACCGGCTGGGGGAATCGCAACTCGTGGCGCTCGCGCGTCTGTTCCTGCTCGATGAACGCGGCGACGGCGGCCTCGGCCTGACCACGAAGGACGTCGGCCTCCTTTACGGCACCTACGGCGTCGCCGCGCTGACCATTGGCGGCATCTTGGGCGGACTCGCGATCGCGCGGTGGGGATTGCGCCGGGTGCTCTGGCCGATGCTGGCGTGCATGCACGTGCCCAACCTCGCCTACGTGTGGCTGGCCGCCGCGCAACCGGCGTCCAACGGACTCATTGGTGCGGCCGTCGTGGTCGAGCAGGCCGGCTACGGCTTCGGGTTCACCGCCTACATGGTTTACATGATGCTCGTCGCCGATGGCCCGCACAAGACGGCGCACTACGCGCTCTGCACGGGGTTCATGGCCGCCGGCATGATGTTACCCAGCCTGCCCAGCGGCTGGCTCCAGGAACAGATGGGTTATCCGTGGTTCTTCGTCTGGGTCTGCCTCGCGTGTCTCCCCTCGGTCCTCGTCATCCCCCTGCTCAAGGTGGACCCGGCGTTCGGGAAGAAAGCGTGA
- a CDS encoding DUF2959 domain-containing protein, translating into MPSFPSFLLLGLSLVLGGCAGTYYKTMEKLGVPKREILVDRVEEARGAQQAAKEQFASALHEFLAVTKVPATDIQKAYDGLKDQLDDCESRATAVRDRIEAIESVAQALFVEWGEELAQYNNPNLRAQSARQLETTKRRYAELRRVMDQAAARMEPVLVTFRDNVLFLKHNLNAQAVASLDSTTRALQGDIGRLVADMEKAIKEADAFISAMKTAGQ; encoded by the coding sequence ATGCCATCCTTTCCTTCCTTCCTGCTGCTGGGCCTGAGCCTGGTGCTCGGCGGCTGCGCCGGTACCTACTACAAGACCATGGAGAAGCTCGGCGTGCCGAAGCGCGAGATCCTCGTGGACCGCGTGGAGGAGGCGCGCGGGGCGCAGCAGGCGGCGAAGGAGCAATTCGCCAGCGCGCTGCACGAGTTCCTCGCCGTCACCAAGGTGCCGGCCACGGATATCCAGAAAGCCTACGACGGCCTGAAGGACCAGCTCGACGACTGCGAGTCGCGCGCCACCGCCGTGCGCGACCGCATCGAGGCCATTGAGAGCGTGGCGCAGGCCCTCTTTGTCGAGTGGGGCGAGGAGCTCGCCCAATACAACAACCCCAACCTGCGCGCGCAGAGCGCCCGGCAGCTTGAGACCACCAAGCGCCGCTACGCCGAGCTGCGCCGCGTGATGGACCAGGCGGCCGCGCGCATGGAGCCGGTGCTCGTCACCTTCCGCGACAACGTCCTCTTCCTTAAACACAACCTCAACGCCCAGGCCGTGGCCTCGCTCGACAGCACCACGCGCGCCCTCCAAGGCGACATCGGCCGCCTCGTGGCCGACATGGAAAAGGCGATCAAGGAAGCCGACGCCTTCATCTCGGCGATGAAGACCGCCGGGCAGTAG
- a CDS encoding DUF1810 domain-containing protein produces the protein MSPSLDLNAKLARLRTLQPIQNSATLDALSGMVAECGLERFVDAQSGSLGPRFGDYAQALQELLAGQKRTHWIWYVLPQLRGMGTSEMSFLFGLESREEAKAYLAHPLLGKRLHECVNAIRLHKDAAPERILGPIDAIKFQSCLTLFKSVAGPESLFAETLKDFYQGQDDGITLKLLAEGRMLL, from the coding sequence ATGTCCCCGTCCCTCGATCTTAACGCCAAGCTCGCACGGCTCCGCACCCTTCAGCCGATTCAGAACTCCGCAACCCTGGACGCTCTTTCCGGCATGGTCGCCGAGTGCGGACTTGAGCGTTTCGTGGATGCCCAGTCTGGATCCCTCGGCCCCCGGTTTGGCGACTATGCCCAGGCGCTACAGGAGCTCCTGGCGGGCCAGAAGCGAACGCACTGGATTTGGTATGTCTTACCCCAGTTGCGTGGCATGGGAACAAGCGAGATGTCCTTCCTGTTTGGCCTGGAATCGCGCGAGGAGGCGAAGGCCTATTTGGCACACCCGCTGTTGGGTAAGCGACTCCATGAATGCGTGAATGCGATCCGGCTGCACAAGGATGCAGCCCCCGAACGGATCCTTGGCCCCATCGACGCGATCAAGTTCCAGTCCTGCCTCACCCTGTTCAAGTCGGTAGCCGGACCGGAGTCGCTCTTTGCCGAAACCCTGAAGGATTTCTATCAGGGCCAGGACGACGGGATCACCCTCAAGCTCCTGGCTGAAGGCCGAATGCTTCTTTGA
- a CDS encoding M48 family metalloprotease, with the protein MSPRRIILSLAASLVLAAAPLSAQLDFGKLSKGLDKLKQGVDTAKDASKVAKGVTGIGPEEERQIGDAVALEIIAKYGGVVRESDVMHRVNLVGQALARYSDRPDLEWRFAVLASDTVNAFSAPGGWVFITRGLYERADSDDTLAGILGHEIAHITNRHALKIVERNEAAAGGKSLLLKRSSEARELNAQVQQINAQLGVDIGGLVKAIVETGFDAPTEYEADKDGRQLAVTNGFAPGGLRAVLANLKQTGENRKTMFSTHPPLAVRIQKLPDEPAPPAAPKPLPAKLDPAGNAGILARLGGAVVRSVATDDASAWHQHGEGEVLLQALGAAVQVEFREGAVVLAPGEFVLVPRNREFRLVAPAGSRVLAIAPGAVAFD; encoded by the coding sequence ATGAGCCCGCGCCGTATCATCCTTTCCCTCGCCGCGAGTCTCGTGCTCGCTGCCGCGCCGCTTTCCGCGCAGCTCGACTTCGGCAAGCTCTCCAAGGGCCTCGACAAGCTCAAGCAGGGCGTGGACACGGCCAAGGATGCCTCGAAGGTCGCCAAGGGCGTGACCGGCATCGGTCCCGAGGAGGAGCGCCAGATCGGCGACGCCGTCGCACTCGAAATCATCGCGAAATACGGCGGCGTGGTCCGCGAATCCGACGTGATGCACCGCGTGAACCTCGTGGGCCAGGCGCTGGCCCGCTACTCCGACCGGCCCGACCTCGAGTGGCGTTTCGCCGTGCTTGCTTCGGACACGGTCAACGCCTTTTCCGCGCCCGGCGGCTGGGTCTTCATCACCCGCGGGCTCTACGAGCGCGCCGACAGCGACGACACCCTCGCCGGCATCCTCGGCCACGAGATCGCGCACATCACCAACCGCCACGCCCTGAAGATCGTCGAGCGCAACGAGGCCGCGGCCGGCGGCAAGAGCCTCCTGCTCAAGCGCAGCAGCGAGGCCCGCGAGCTCAACGCCCAGGTGCAGCAGATAAACGCCCAGCTTGGCGTGGACATCGGCGGACTGGTGAAAGCCATCGTCGAAACCGGCTTTGACGCGCCGACGGAATACGAGGCCGACAAGGACGGCCGCCAACTCGCCGTGACCAACGGTTTCGCCCCCGGCGGCCTGCGCGCGGTGCTCGCGAACCTCAAGCAGACGGGCGAGAACCGGAAGACGATGTTCTCCACGCACCCGCCGCTGGCCGTGCGCATCCAGAAGCTGCCCGACGAGCCCGCGCCGCCGGCGGCGCCGAAGCCGCTGCCCGCCAAGCTCGATCCGGCCGGCAACGCCGGCATCCTCGCCCGCCTTGGCGGCGCGGTCGTGCGCTCGGTCGCGACGGATGATGCGTCTGCGTGGCACCAACACGGCGAAGGCGAGGTGCTGTTGCAGGCCCTCGGCGCCGCCGTGCAGGTCGAGTTCCGTGAAGGTGCCGTCGTGCTCGCGCCCGGCGAGTTCGTGCTCGTGCCCCGCAACCGCGAATTCCGCCTCGTCGCCCCCGCCGGCTCGCGCGTGCTCGCGATCGCGCCCGGTGCGGTGGCGTTTGACTGA
- a CDS encoding SH3 domain-containing protein: MKRTLPAAALLAALATASALFAFEAGGFAFTKRAETKLLAEPKPLAEAAGTLPFGRQVKIEEMQGAWLRVSEGDTAGWVFKGNLALTKPEEVKGLLDGVPQAAAQTTATAAARPLSNVVNQYASARSLASAQGDLEWVIHECAALTTEEVDAYLQAQKKGEYQ; this comes from the coding sequence ATGAAAAGAACCCTCCCCGCCGCGGCCCTGCTGGCCGCCCTCGCCACCGCCTCGGCGCTCTTCGCCTTTGAGGCCGGCGGCTTCGCCTTTACCAAGCGCGCCGAAACCAAACTGCTTGCCGAGCCCAAGCCCCTAGCCGAAGCCGCGGGCACCCTGCCCTTCGGCCGGCAGGTGAAGATCGAGGAAATGCAGGGCGCGTGGCTGCGCGTCAGCGAAGGCGACACCGCCGGCTGGGTCTTCAAGGGCAACCTGGCCCTCACCAAACCCGAAGAGGTCAAAGGCCTGCTCGATGGTGTGCCGCAAGCCGCCGCCCAGACCACGGCCACCGCTGCGGCCCGCCCGCTCTCGAACGTCGTCAACCAATACGCTTCCGCCCGCAGCCTCGCTTCCGCGCAAGGCGATCTTGAGTGGGTCATCCACGAGTGCGCCGCACTCACCACCGAGGAAGTGGACGCCTACCTGCAGGCGCAGAAGAAGGGGGAATACCAATGA